The following are encoded in a window of Bdellovibrio svalbardensis genomic DNA:
- the rpsU gene encoding 30S ribosomal protein S21, with amino-acid sequence MVKIKDGESFESAFRKFKKSCEKAGILSEVKKREHFEKPSVRLKKKSIAARKRAVKKSRKGWND; translated from the coding sequence ATGGTTAAGATCAAAGACGGAGAGTCTTTCGAATCTGCATTCAGAAAATTCAAAAAATCTTGCGAAAAAGCAGGTATTCTTTCTGAAGTTAAAAAACGTGAACACTTTGAAAAGCCTTCAGTAAGACTTAAAAAGAAATCTATCGCAGCTCGTAAGCGCGCTGTTAAGAAATCTAGAAAAGGTTGGAACGACTAG
- a CDS encoding SpoVR family protein produces MANLTPELEAERKRICQIAKEAGLDCFETIFELISYDQINQFAAYGGFPVRYPHWKFGMEYEHLSKSYEYGLSKIYEMVINTDPCYAYLMEGNAMMDQKLVMAHVYGHCDFFKNNIWFSKTNRKMMDQMANHATRIRRYMDRYGIDVVENFIDVCLSVENLIDRYSPFVEKSVTKSPEPPKENNYLLRVDRDYMRDYINPPAFVAEQKKRAEDEALQRAQRFPAEPEKDILKFLIHHAPLADWQVDVLTIIRDEAYYFSPQGMTKTMNEGWASYWHSKLMTTKILDDSEIIDFADHHAGTMAMAPNGYNPYKVGIELMRNIEERWNKGQFGREWDECDDVRERKHWDKKLNLGREKIFEVRKVCNDVTFIDQFLTEEFCVKNKMFVYKFNKKTQKFEVDTQNFKAIKAQLLFHMTNFGQPIIRIEDANFENRGELLLTHLHEGIDMQPDFMSETLKNVFKLWKRPVNIATVMDESPQLFRFDGKEYTQHKLGEGPGASSGSNSSNQESTGS; encoded by the coding sequence ATGGCTAATTTAACACCTGAGTTAGAAGCAGAGAGAAAAAGAATTTGTCAGATTGCCAAAGAAGCGGGTCTGGATTGCTTCGAGACTATTTTTGAATTGATCTCTTACGATCAGATCAATCAGTTTGCGGCTTATGGTGGTTTCCCGGTTCGCTATCCACATTGGAAATTCGGGATGGAGTATGAACATCTCTCTAAAAGCTATGAGTACGGTCTTTCAAAAATTTACGAAATGGTGATCAACACGGATCCCTGCTATGCCTACTTGATGGAAGGCAATGCGATGATGGATCAGAAGCTTGTGATGGCCCATGTGTATGGTCACTGCGATTTCTTTAAGAACAATATCTGGTTCTCTAAGACCAACAGGAAAATGATGGACCAAATGGCGAATCATGCGACTCGCATTCGCCGTTACATGGATCGCTATGGTATTGATGTGGTGGAAAACTTCATCGACGTTTGTTTGAGCGTTGAAAATCTTATCGATCGCTATAGTCCCTTTGTGGAAAAGTCTGTGACTAAGTCTCCAGAGCCTCCGAAAGAGAATAACTATTTGCTTCGCGTAGATCGCGATTACATGCGCGATTATATCAATCCGCCTGCTTTCGTGGCGGAACAAAAGAAACGTGCTGAGGACGAAGCTTTGCAAAGAGCGCAACGATTCCCGGCAGAACCTGAAAAAGACATCTTAAAATTTTTGATTCACCACGCTCCGCTGGCGGACTGGCAGGTGGACGTACTGACCATTATCAGAGATGAAGCTTACTACTTCTCTCCGCAGGGTATGACCAAGACCATGAATGAAGGTTGGGCTTCGTACTGGCATTCAAAATTGATGACGACAAAAATTCTGGATGATTCAGAGATCATTGATTTCGCCGATCATCACGCCGGGACTATGGCGATGGCACCCAACGGATACAATCCGTATAAGGTCGGCATCGAACTTATGCGCAATATCGAAGAACGCTGGAATAAAGGTCAATTCGGGCGCGAATGGGATGAGTGCGATGATGTTCGCGAAAGAAAGCACTGGGACAAGAAATTGAATCTTGGCCGTGAGAAAATCTTTGAAGTGCGCAAGGTCTGCAACGATGTGACCTTTATTGACCAGTTCTTAACAGAAGAGTTCTGCGTTAAGAACAAGATGTTCGTTTACAAGTTCAATAAGAAGACCCAGAAGTTTGAAGTCGATACGCAAAATTTCAAGGCGATCAAAGCGCAGTTGCTGTTTCATATGACGAACTTTGGACAACCAATTATTCGTATCGAAGATGCAAACTTTGAAAATCGTGGTGAGCTTTTGTTGACGCATCTGCACGAAGGCATCGACATGCAGCCCGACTTCATGAGTGAGACTCTAAAAAACGTATTTAAGCTCTGGAAAAGACCGGTGAACATCGCCACAGTGATGGACGAGAGCCCGCAGCTTTTCAGATTTGACGGAAAAGAATATACCCAGCATAAACTGGGAGAGGGGCCGGGCGCGAGTTCGGGCTCGAATTCGTCAAATCAAGAGAGCACAGGTTCATGA
- a CDS encoding GatB/YqeY domain-containing protein, which yields MEIRDKIAADVKAAMIAKESVKLGALRMLQAAIKNREIDMRPDAITPDEVLLVIKKLVKQRKESIDQFQQAGRQDLVDQETAELKVLEVYLPAQMGREQIEALVVEVIAALGAKTVKDMGPVMKEVIAKSGGAADNKIVSEVIKAKLA from the coding sequence ATGGAAATCAGAGATAAAATCGCCGCCGACGTTAAAGCCGCAATGATCGCAAAAGAATCAGTTAAGTTGGGAGCTCTTCGTATGCTCCAAGCAGCGATCAAAAATCGTGAAATCGATATGCGCCCGGATGCAATCACTCCAGATGAAGTGTTGCTCGTAATCAAAAAATTAGTAAAACAAAGAAAAGAATCTATCGATCAGTTTCAACAAGCTGGCCGCCAGGATCTCGTTGATCAAGAAACTGCAGAGTTGAAAGTTCTTGAAGTCTATTTGCCAGCGCAAATGGGCCGTGAACAGATCGAAGCTTTGGTTGTAGAAGTTATTGCAGCATTGGGTGCTAAAACCGTGAAGGACATGGGTCCTGTGATGAAAGAAGTCATCGCAAAATCCGGTGGCGCCGCCGACAACAAAATCGTAAGCGAAGTTATTAAAGCTAAATTGGCCTAG
- a CDS encoding response regulator transcription factor yields MAAKRIVIVDDYEESCKLLAEILGSTYECSYTSDSMSAVNLINSKKPDLILLDYKMPGLLGVDVCREVKENEATKNTPIIFVSGAATIDERIKAFETGADDFISKPFHVKELILRIKARLSEKEPDVAAELTAANLKMNLLSRQVYVDGEEVNLTPKQFDILKMLVAAKNHLVTREKCLMEIWGDTEVTSRNVDSQINYLKRKIQKFNGRIVAVPSLGYRLEAQE; encoded by the coding sequence TTGGCTGCTAAAAGAATAGTGATCGTTGATGACTATGAAGAAAGTTGCAAGCTCTTGGCAGAAATTTTGGGCTCAACTTATGAATGCTCATACACCTCGGACAGCATGTCTGCGGTCAATCTGATTAATTCAAAAAAACCAGATCTGATCCTGCTGGATTATAAAATGCCTGGTTTGTTGGGTGTGGATGTCTGCCGTGAAGTGAAGGAAAATGAGGCGACTAAAAATACGCCGATCATCTTCGTTTCTGGTGCGGCAACTATTGATGAACGTATCAAAGCCTTCGAGACAGGCGCTGATGATTTTATCTCAAAGCCGTTCCACGTTAAAGAATTGATTCTTAGAATCAAGGCACGCCTTTCCGAGAAAGAGCCAGATGTGGCTGCGGAACTGACTGCTGCCAACTTGAAGATGAACCTTCTGTCTCGTCAAGTTTATGTAGATGGCGAGGAAGTGAATCTTACGCCGAAACAGTTTGATATCCTAAAAATGCTAGTTGCCGCGAAGAACCACCTAGTCACTCGCGAAAAGTGTTTGATGGAAATTTGGGGAGACACGGAAGTGACATCACGTAACGTCGATTCTCAAATCAACTATTTGAAACGCAAGATCCAAAAATTCAACGGCCGCATCGTCGCCGTTCCATCTTTGGGCTACCGCCTGGAAGCCCAAGAATAA
- the tadA gene encoding tRNA adenosine(34) deaminase TadA, translating to MSTEFSSPTIQLASKLDEKWMKKALKLAAKAGNKGEVPVGAVLVSPSGEVLAQASNVRETLATTLGHAELLAIHRASKKLQSWRLEDCTLYVTLEPCVMCAGAIQQARLGRVVYGATDAKAGGVESLYNILADTRLNHQVQVTRGVLAAECSKLLTDFFQHRRDEIKKEKSEKIYRPRASVIVVHKNKVLGFNAVDPHSGQKYFFMPGGGVETGESAAVAAQRETLEETGYKIRVLEETEFRRKYDFPWNGKINHCDTVFFLGVLDEEWHAPSEVQDADYHRGVQWIEGKNVDKVFAYNKDILWAAQKLMKVARKQRL from the coding sequence ATGAGTACTGAATTTTCTTCTCCAACGATCCAGTTGGCGAGCAAGTTAGACGAAAAGTGGATGAAGAAAGCGCTGAAATTGGCAGCCAAAGCTGGCAACAAGGGTGAAGTTCCAGTCGGAGCAGTCTTGGTCTCCCCTTCCGGCGAAGTTTTGGCCCAAGCCTCAAATGTGCGCGAGACCCTTGCGACAACACTCGGTCATGCAGAACTTCTTGCGATCCATCGCGCTTCCAAAAAACTTCAATCATGGCGTTTAGAAGACTGCACTTTGTATGTAACTCTTGAACCCTGTGTGATGTGCGCCGGCGCCATTCAACAAGCTCGCTTGGGTCGTGTCGTGTATGGCGCAACTGATGCGAAAGCAGGCGGCGTCGAAAGTCTTTACAACATTCTTGCAGACACTCGCTTGAATCATCAGGTGCAGGTCACTCGCGGAGTTTTGGCGGCTGAATGTTCGAAGCTGTTGACTGATTTTTTTCAACATCGTCGTGATGAAATCAAAAAAGAAAAGTCGGAAAAAATTTATCGCCCCCGCGCCTCTGTCATCGTGGTTCACAAAAACAAAGTATTGGGATTCAATGCCGTGGATCCTCATTCAGGACAGAAGTATTTCTTCATGCCCGGAGGTGGTGTCGAGACTGGCGAATCCGCAGCCGTAGCGGCCCAACGGGAAACACTCGAAGAGACGGGTTACAAAATTCGCGTTCTTGAAGAAACTGAATTCCGCAGAAAGTATGACTTCCCCTGGAACGGCAAAATCAATCACTGCGATACGGTCTTCTTTCTTGGCGTCCTGGATGAAGAATGGCATGCACCTAGCGAAGTGCAGGATGCCGATTATCATCGAGGCGTTCAGTGGATCGAAGGGAAGAATGTTGATAAAGTCTTTGCATACAACAAAGATATTCTCTGGGCGGCACAAAAACTTATGAAGGTGGCGAGGAAACAGCGCCTTTAG
- a CDS encoding translation initiation factor, producing MKNTRLVYSTDPKDNVVCANCKELKAECRCRPEDSAEGAKFTVIFRLEKNGRGGKTVTVMDGFPRNENYLKDLSKELKAKCGVGGSHSLGEKHGTIEIQGDKREQLKKIFDAKGLRYKGM from the coding sequence ATGAAGAATACTCGTTTAGTTTATAGTACCGATCCAAAAGACAATGTCGTTTGTGCAAACTGCAAGGAATTGAAGGCGGAATGCCGTTGTCGTCCGGAAGATTCCGCCGAGGGGGCTAAGTTTACCGTTATTTTCCGTCTAGAGAAAAACGGCCGGGGCGGCAAAACGGTCACGGTTATGGACGGTTTTCCAAGAAATGAAAACTATTTGAAAGACCTTTCCAAGGAGCTCAAGGCAAAATGCGGTGTGGGTGGATCCCACAGCCTTGGCGAAAAGCATGGAACCATCGAAATTCAAGGCGACAAGCGCGAGCAGCTCAAAAAGATTTTTGATGCGAAGGGCCTACGATACAAAGGTATGTAA
- a CDS encoding DUF444 family protein codes for MSIREDQNRFKDIVKGKVKEDLRKYVSQGEMIGKREDEFVKIPLPRIDIPNFRYGPKQSGGVGQGEGQPGQDVGDPGEGGKGRAGEAPGEHLLEVELSMEELADILGEKLELPRIQPKGSKNIEAVKTKFTGLAPVGPEGLRHFKSSYKQALKRHVSSGSYNAEDPVVLPIKRDMKYKSFKKVTKPQTQAVVIYMMDVSGSMGDEQKEIVRLESFWINTWLKKHYKGLETRFIIHDASAKEVDEDTFFRTSESGGTLISSAYKLCQEIIQADYPVNEWNIYPFHFSDGDNWSGEDTRLCIKMLQEFFLPNCNQFGYGQVESKYGSGQFLKDLQKEFGEDERITTSQIETRDKILDSIKDFLGKGR; via the coding sequence ATGTCGATACGGGAAGATCAAAATCGATTTAAAGACATCGTCAAAGGCAAGGTTAAAGAAGACCTTCGCAAATACGTTTCCCAAGGCGAAATGATTGGGAAACGTGAAGACGAGTTCGTAAAGATTCCGCTTCCTCGCATCGACATTCCCAATTTCCGATATGGTCCGAAACAATCGGGCGGTGTTGGTCAAGGCGAGGGTCAGCCCGGTCAAGATGTCGGTGATCCAGGTGAAGGTGGTAAAGGTCGAGCCGGTGAAGCCCCAGGGGAACACTTGCTTGAAGTTGAGCTTTCCATGGAAGAACTCGCAGATATTCTTGGTGAAAAGCTCGAGCTTCCGCGCATCCAGCCCAAAGGTTCTAAAAATATTGAAGCGGTGAAGACCAAATTCACGGGGCTTGCTCCGGTGGGACCTGAAGGTCTGCGCCATTTTAAATCTTCCTATAAGCAGGCCTTAAAACGTCATGTTTCTTCAGGAAGTTATAATGCGGAAGATCCGGTGGTTCTGCCGATCAAGCGCGATATGAAATATAAGTCCTTTAAGAAGGTGACGAAGCCGCAAACTCAGGCCGTCGTCATTTATATGATGGACGTGTCGGGCAGTATGGGGGACGAACAAAAAGAAATCGTTCGCCTTGAAAGCTTTTGGATTAATACCTGGTTAAAGAAACATTATAAGGGTTTAGAGACCCGCTTCATCATCCACGATGCCTCGGCAAAAGAAGTTGATGAAGACACTTTCTTTAGGACCAGCGAATCCGGCGGAACTTTGATCAGTTCTGCCTACAAGCTCTGTCAGGAAATCATCCAGGCCGATTACCCGGTGAACGAATGGAACATTTATCCGTTCCATTTTTCAGATGGCGATAACTGGAGCGGCGAGGATACGCGTCTATGTATTAAGATGTTGCAGGAGTTCTTCCTCCCGAACTGCAATCAATTCGGATACGGCCAAGTCGAAAGTAAATACGGCAGCGGCCAGTTCCTAAAAGATCTGCAAAAAGAGTTCGGCGAAGATGAACGAATCACAACAAGCCAAATCGAAACCCGAGACAAAATCCTAGATTCCATCAAAGATTTCCTCGGCAAAGGACGCTAG